The nucleotide window AAATACCACCTAAGTCTATAAAAAAGAAATCTGTGACTTTACCAAATACAATGCGATCAAAAACATTGGCTATACCACCACCAACAATACAACAGAAGGCAATAAGGCTTAAGCGATCTAATTCCTTTGTTTTAATAATGTAGTATATAACATATCCTAAAACTATAGTTGGTAATATTAATAAAAAAATCACTCTCAAAGTAGGGTTCATATCACTACCCATACCAAGAAAAGCACCCTTGTTGTATACATTGGTAAGGATAAATTTATCACCAATTAATTCTATGACTTCCCTAAGTTCAATGTTTGCCCTTACATAGACCTTTGAGATTTGATCTATAGCAATATTAAAAACTATCAGAAGAACAATAAAAATGGTTCTATTCAAAACAGAAAATATTAAGCGTTAGTTTCAAAAGTAGCGGAAGATGTTATTGCTTCTCTGTTAATTTTCTTTACTAATCCTTGTAAAACTTTACCAGGACCAACTTCTGTAAAGTGTGTAGCACCATCTGCTATCATTTGTTGTACAGATTGTGTCCAACGTACAGGTGCAGTTAGCTGAGAAATTAGATTGGCTTTTATTTCATTCTCATCAGTAATAGCAGAAGCCGTTACATTTTGATAAATTGGGCAATTTGGTTTACTAAAAGTTGTGTTTTCTATAGCTGCAGCTAATTCTTCACGAGCAGGTTCCATCATGGGAGAATGGAATGCGCCACCAACAGGCAATACCAATGCACGTCTTGCACCTTCTTCTTTAAGAGCTTCACAAGCTTTGTTTACAGCTTCAACTTCACCAGAAATAACTAATTGACCAGGACAATTATAATTAGCAGCTACAACAACACCTTCTGTCATTGCACATATTTTCTCAACCACATCATCATCTAAACCTAAAACAGCGGCCATTGTACTTGGTTGTAATTCACATGCTTTTTGCATCGCTTGGGCACGTTGAGATACCAATTTTAAGCCATCCTCAAAAGTTAAAGCTCCAGCAGCTACTAATGCAGAAAACTCA belongs to Winogradskyella sp. J14-2 and includes:
- the fabD gene encoding ACP S-malonyltransferase — protein: MNAYVFPGQGAQFSGMGLDLYENSPLAQEFFEKANHILGFSITDIMFEGSAEDLKQTKVTQPAIFLHSVILAKTLGDNFKPDMVAGHSLGEFSALVAAGALTFEDGLKLVSQRAQAMQKACELQPSTMAAVLGLDDDVVEKICAMTEGVVVAANYNCPGQLVISGEVEAVNKACEALKEEGARRALVLPVGGAFHSPMMEPAREELAAAIENTTFSKPNCPIYQNVTASAITDENEIKANLISQLTAPVRWTQSVQQMIADGATHFTEVGPGKVLQGLVKKINREAITSSATFETNA
- the lspA gene encoding signal peptidase II; this encodes MNRTIFIVLLIVFNIAIDQISKVYVRANIELREVIELIGDKFILTNVYNKGAFLGMGSDMNPTLRVIFLLILPTIVLGYVIYYIIKTKELDRLSLIAFCCIVGGGIANVFDRIVFGKVTDFFFIDLGGIFKTGIFNVADISVTTGMIILLYSGLFKKEKKTV